A genomic window from Montipora capricornis isolate CH-2021 chromosome 8, ASM3666992v2, whole genome shotgun sequence includes:
- the LOC138014037 gene encoding tetratricopeptide repeat protein 28-like, translated as MVDKKLDLLERHMQELSVARKEGDRQGKGLAYFNLGRYYQGTADFNQAITNYREALAIFKEVGFRAREGAAYGNLGNAYQSLGNFKQAIDLGNFKQAIEYYHQYLSIAKEVGDRAGEGMAYGNLGNQAIEYHHQCLSIGKEIGDRAGEGAAYGNLGIAYDSLVYFKAGEGAAYGNLGKAYQSLGNFKQAMDYHYQSLSIAKEVGDRAREGAAYGNLGNAYQSLGNFKQAIEYHHQSLSIAKEVGDRAGEGRAYCNLGNAYRSLGNFKQAIEYHHQDLSIAKEVGDRAGEGVAYGNLGNGYQSLGNFKQAIEYHHQDLSIAKEVGDRAGEGRAYCNLGNAYRSLGNFKQAIEYHHQHLSICQETEDPMGLAIACYHIGHVHECFGSLSKALNYCRLSVYYFDEVRRLLQSEDAWKISFRDTKEFAYTALWTALLKNGEVDEALYAAEQGRAQALADILIMQYSVDEKPMMKITISLVMQDLPSQTVFTALEGNTISFWFLRDDIIINFRQKKIENGTAKSLMKSTFQSLSFSVHSLQPLYDVLISPIADLIQGDDLVFVPDGHFCLAPFSAMSDSVRVRVIPSLTALKLITMAPDNFQSKNEALLVGDPCLSEVTYGTGEPMYEQLPCAKKEVDIIGELLHTVPLTGKNATKAEVLKRMKSVALIHIAAHGDDRSGEIALAPNPERTSKIPKKEDYMLLLSDVQAVCLQARLVVLSCCHSGQGEVKSEGIVGIARAFLCAGARSVLVSLWAIDDEATFLFMKSFYQHLADRKSASTALHHAMKSLQETKNYSAIKYWAPFVLIGDDVTFEFRQLEHVLCTCF; from the exons ATGGTGGATAAAAAGTTGGACCTTTTGGAGCGGCATATGCAAGAGCTTAGCGTTGCAAGAAAGGAGGGAGACAGACAAGGCAAGGGtttggcttatttcaatctTGGTAGATACTATCAGGGCACAGCTGACTTTAATCAGGCCATAACAAATTACAGAGAagcattagccatttttaaggaAGTGGGTTTCAGGGCcagagaaggagcagcctatggcaatctcggcaatgcttatcaaagtcttggtaatttcaagcaagccataga tcttggtaatttcaagcaagccatagagtactacCATCaatatcttagtattgcaaaagaggtaggggacagggccggagaaggaatggcctatggaaatctcggcaac caagccatagagtaccaccatcaatgCCTTAGTATTGGAAAAGAgataggggacagggccggagaaggagcggcctatggcaatctcggcattgcttatgacagtcttgtatatttcaa ggccggagaaggagcagcatatggcaatctcggcaaagcatatcaaagtcttggtaatttcaagcaagccatggACTACCACTATCAaagtcttagtattgcaaaagaggtaggggacagggccagagaaggagcagcctatggaaatctcggcaacgcttatcaaagtcttggtaatttcaagcaagccatagagtaccaccatcaaagtcttagtattgcaaaagaggtaggggacagggccggagaaggaagagcttattgcaatctcggcaacgcctatcgaagtcttggtaatttcaagcaagccatagagtaccaccatcaagatcttagtattgcaaaagaggtaggggacagggccggagaaggagtggcctatggaaatctcggcaacggttatcaaagtcttggtaatttcaagcaagccatagagtaccaccatcaagatcttagtattgcaaaagaggtaggggacagggccggagaaggaagagcttattgcaatctcggcaacgcctatcgaagtcttggtaatttcaagcaagccatagagtaccaccatcaacatcttagtatttgcCAGGAAACAGAGGACCCAATGGGGCTGGCAATCGCATGTTATCATATTGGTCATGTTCATGAATGTTTTGGCTCCTTGAGCAAAGCTCTTAATTACTGTCGTCTAAgcgtttattattttgatgaagttaggcgtcttcttcagtcagaggatgcatggaaaataagctttcgtgacaCAAAGGAGTTTGCGTACACCGCTCTGTGGACAGCActcttgaagaatggagaggttgatgaagcgttgtatgctgctgagcaaggacgagcacaggctttggcAGACATTTTAATAATGCAATACAGCGTTGATGAGAAACCTATGATGAAGATAACTATCTCTTTGGTTATGCAAgatctaccttcacaaactgttttcacagcacttgaagGGAACACGATCAGCTTCTGGTTTCTAAGAGATGATATCATTataaattttagacaaaagaaaatcgaaaatggaaCTGCCAAGTCTCTGATGAAAAGTACTTTTCAGTCTTTGAGCTTCTCTGTGCACTCTTTGCAGcccttgtatgatgtcttaaTCAGTCCTATAGCGGACTTGATCCAGGGCGATGACTTAgtgtttgttcctgatggacacttttgcctggctcctttttctgcaatgagtgactctgtcagggTCCGTGTAATTCCCTCGCTGACTGCTTTAAAATTGATCACTATGGCACCTGATAACTTCCAAAGTAAGAATGAAGCGCTGCTTGTAGGTGATCCGTGCTTGAGCGAAGTCACTTACGGCACTGGTGAACCCATGTATGAACAGCTGCCGTGTGCAAAAAAAGAGGTGGATATaattggagaacttctgcatACCGTGCCCCTTACAGGAAAAAATGCAaccaaagctgaggtgctgaaaagaatgaagtcagttgccttaatccacattgctgcacatgggGATGACAGatctggagaaattgctttggccccaaatcccgaACGCACATCCAAGATCCCCAAAaaggaagattacatgttattGTTGAGCGATGTTCAAGCAGTTTGCCTtcaggcaagactggttgtgcttagttgctgtcatagtggccagggagaggtaaaatctgagggtattgtgggaatagccagggctttcctgtgtgctggtgcccggtctgtactggtgtcactctgggcaatcgacGACGAGGCGACCTTCTTGTTCATGAAGAGTTTTtaccaacacttggcagatagaaaaagtgcaagtacagctcttcaccatgctatgaaatctcttcaggagacaaagaattattcggccataaaatactgggcgccatttgtgctaatCGGTGATGATGTCACCTTTGAGTTTAGGCAGCTCGAACATGtactttgtacatgtttttAA
- the LOC138014038 gene encoding uncharacterized protein has translation MVKEMVQSLKAENEKLKKRVEDVFGELKQLQDLFKTRGDDSHVESSSEAAEQMKSLEYLSKEYDDLVRFRKQVGDKLNAIEKTLSDLLTKVNELSSAIDLAQEYSYSYNVKLVGVPELKQRESAYETSQLCLKIFSAIGVDIKTFDIDIAHRVTPRHAAGAEGRPKPIVCKFTRRLARDQVMALRREVTKIIPSSIGLREQDSMESVGIFDHLSPRLQYLMSDARKFKERFGYAYCWAKNSTIWLRENEGSRPIAIKTARDLENLKSHQGLPELSNH, from the coding sequence ATGGTTAAAGAAATGGTCCAGTCTTTGAAAGCAGAGAATGAAAAGCTAAAGAAAAGAGTTGAAGACGTCTTTGGTGAGTTGAAGCAATtgcaagatcttttcaagaCGAGGGGAGATGACAGCCATGTTGAAAGTTCGAGTGAAGCTGCCGAGCAAATGAAGTCTCTTGAATATCTTAGCAAGGAGTACGATGACTTAGTGAGATTTCGAAAACAAGTTGGGGACAAATTGAACGCTATTGAGAAGACATTGAGCGATTTATTGACCAAAGTTAATGAACTTTCATCGGCCATCGATCTTGCTCAGGAGTACAGTTACTCATATAATGTGAAGCTGGTTGGTGTTCCCGAGCTCAAACAACGTGAAAGTGCCTATGAAACATCacaactctgtttaaaaatttTTAGTGCCATTGGAGTGGACATCAAGACTTTTGATATTGACATAGCTCACCGAGTTACACCGCGCCACGCTGCGGGCGCCGAAGGGCGACCTAAGCCGATAGTTTGTAAGTTTACCAGACGTCTCGCCCGTGATCAAGTCATGGCGCTTCGAAGGGAGGTAACTAAAATCATTCCTTCGAGCATCGGTCTCCGGGAGCAGGATTCTATGGAAAGTGTTGGTATTTTTGATCATCTTTCTCCGCGGCTTCAGTACTTGATGTCCGATGCAAGAAAATTCAAGGAGAGGTTTGGCTACGCGTATTGTTGGGCCAAAAATTCCACCATTTGGCTGAGGGAAAACGAAGGTTCTCGGCCTATCGCGATTAAGACTGCTAGAGATCTAGAGAACCTCAAGTCTCATCAAGGATTACCAGAGCTAAGTAACCATTAA